The DNA sequence GTGGGAGCCTGCTTGCGCTCAAGGCTCAACCGGTCGATCGCCGCAACGAGCCGCTCTATGCCAAGATGGGAACGCTCCGCGCGAGGGACAAGGTAAGATGCCGCATCGGGCCCCAGGGCAAGCCCTCGCATCTCTGCATGGATGGCTATCAGCTCGGTCAGCATGGCATCGTCAGGTTCGCCGATTTCAAGATGCAGCGCCGCGCCCATGCGCGATCGCAGGTCCGGGAGGGCGATGTTCCAGCCACCTTCGGGCGAATTGACCACCAGAAGCAGGGGTGTCCCGCTTTCCTGCGCGCGGTTCCACCGATGGAAAAGGTCTGCCTCGTCAAGGCGCTCGGCATCATCGATGGCATCACCCGCCCCGCTATCGGCGAACCAGCGCGCCAGGAGCGACTTGCCGGAACGCGGCGGACCGAAAAGCACCGCCGTGCGAAAGGGCCATTCCGCCGCGTGGCCAAGCGCATCGATCACCGCGGCATTCGCACTGCCCACAACGATGCGCGAAGGGCCGGCACCCGTGCCGAGCGGAAGCGGGATCTGTCGCACGGATCAGCGCCTGATGGACAGGGCGTTGCTGCCCGCGGAGACCGACCAGCCCCGGGCGCGCAGGGCATCGCGCAGTTCCTCGATCGAACCTGCAAAGGTTACGCGCATGACCGAGGTGCCGCCCATGGCAAGGCTGCTGGTCGAGGCTCCGCGCACGCCGGGCACGCTCCGAACCGAGGAGAGCGCGCCATCGACCGCCTTCGCATCAGGCGATGCAAACTGGACCGTGATGGTGCTGATCTTCGCCTCGGCGGTAGGAGTGGGGCTTGGCGATGCCGTCGGGCTTGCTCCGGGCGTGGCCTGGGCTGCCGGCGCATTGGCCGCTTCCTGCCGCGCGGCGGCCGCGATGATGGCGGCAAGCGTCGGGTCGATTTCGGACTGCTGGCGAAGCGCCGCATCGGGCTTCAGCATGCCCTTGGCGAGGGCATCGTTGTACATCCCGTCGATCCGCTTCACCGCGTTTGCCAGCATCGCAGGCAATTCAGCCTCGCTGTTCGCCGTCAGGGTGAAACCGCCGAGCGAGACATTGTCCGGGCCGTAACGCGCGGTGAAGGTGCCCCGCACCGGACCGCCGGGCCACTGCCGCTCAAGCCGGGCCACGGGCACAAGGATGTCGGATGCGCCGAACTGATCGACGATGTTGCCCCACCAGGCGCGGCTGCGGCGCGTGGTCTGGCCGGCGGTGAGCAGCAGCGAATCGCCACCGCTGCCCGACGGGCGGACGTAATCGATCCCGCTGTCAGGCGCGCGGAACTGGGCCCATGCCGCCTGCCAGGGCCCGCGAACCTCGTAAACCTGCGCCGCTCCGCCGGAATAGAGCACCGGGATGGTCAGCATCGGGGCCGAATGGCGCGCAATCGTGCCGTCGCCCGAGGCGATAAACTGCCCCGCCCTCGCCCGATCGAATATGACGCTGAGCGTGGCAATGTAGCGGCGCGGACCGATCTGTTCGCGCTCGACGACGATGGATGCCACCAGCGACTCGATCTGTCCGTCGGGCATGGAAGGCCCGCCGGCTTGCGCCCAAGCCTTGCGCCGCGCCTCGTTCCAGGCGGCCTCTCGCGCTTCCTGCGCTGTCTTGCCGGTCACGTTAACTTCGATTCCCGACACCTCGATATCGCGGGAAACGGCGATCGGATTGATGCCACGATCACCTTCGATCTGTGCGATCAGGCGCACGGAACCGGCGACAACCAGCGCGATTGCGGCGGCCGCGGCCAGTGCCTTGAGCACATTGGCCTTGCGTCCGGGCGCTTGTGCCTGCGGGCTGGGATGATCGAGTGCGACTGCCATCGGGGAAAACCGCTGGCCTTTTGCCCAATCATCCGTGGAAATCCAAGCAGGAAAAGGTTAGGGCCGCCGCGATGTCTGAAAAGAGCTATTCATACGAGCAGGCCGGCGTCTCGATCGCGGCCGGAAATGCGCTGGTAAAGGCCATCGGCCCGCTGGCGAAGGCAACGGCGCGCCCGGGTGCGGACGCGGAGCTTGGTGGCTTCGGCGGCTTCTTCGATCTGAAGGCTGCCGGCTACAAGGACCCGCTGCTTGTCGCCGCGAACGATGGGGTCGGCACCAAGGTCAAGCTGGCTATCGACCATGACCGGCACGACAAGATCGGCATCGACCTTGTCGCCATGTGCGTGAACGACCTGATCGTGCAGGGCGCCGAACCGCTGCTGTTCCTCGATTACTTCGCGACCGGCAAGCTGGACAATGGCGTGGCGGAACGTGTCGTTGCCGGCATAGCCGAAGGCTGCAAGCTGGCCGGTTGCGCGCTGATCGGCGGAGAAACGGCGGAAATGCCGGGGATGTACGCTGCTGGCGATTACGATCTGGCCGGTTTCTGCGTCGGTGCCGTCGAGCGGGGCGAGCAGCTGACCGGCAGCAAGGTTGCGGCAGGCGACGTGCTGCTCGGCCTTGCCAGTTCCGGCGTTCACTCGAACGGCTATTCGCTTGTCCGCCGGCTTGCCGCGGACAAGGGCTGGAAGCTCGATCGCCCTGCCCTGTTCGACCAGGAACGGCTGCTGATCGACGCCCTGATCGAACCGACCCGAATTTATGTGAAGAGCCTGCTGCCGCTGATCCGGCAGGGGCGTATCCACGCCCTCGCCCACATCACCGGCGGTGGCCTGCTCGAGAACGTCCCCCGCGTCCTGCCCGAAGGGCTCCACGCCCGCATCGATGCCGGCGCATGGGAACAGCCGCGGCTGATGGCTTTCCTGCAGGCGCAGGGCAACATCGAACCGGCAGAAATGGCGCGGACGTTCAATTGCGGCGTAGGCATGGTCCTGGCGGTCGCCGCTGACGAAGTGGCCGGTCTCAAGGCCGATCTCGAAGCTGCTGGCGAAACCGTGTTCGTCATCGGCGCTATCGAGGCCGGGGATCGCGGCTGCACCGTGCAAGGCGACGATGAAACCTGGAGCGCGCGCGCGGTCTGGGAGGCAACGCACCTTGCCTGAGCGCGCCAGGGTTGCCGTCCTCATTTCGGGCAGCGGCACCAACATGGCAGCGCTGCTCTATGCCAGCCGGGCGGATGGCTGCCCTTATGAAGTGGTGCTCGTCGCCGCCAACGACCCCGAAGCAAAGGGCCTGAAGCTGGCCGAGGCAGAGGGCGTTGCCATTTTCGCCCTGTCACACAAGGGCATGGCGCGTGCGGACCACGACAAGGCGATGGACGCTGCCATCCGGGCCAGCGGCGCGGAATATGTAGCGCTGGCCGGTTACATGCGCATCCTGACGCCGGAATTTGTTTCGAGTTGGGAGGGGCGGATGCTCAATATCCATCCCTCGCTGCTGCCGAAATACCCGGGCCTGCACACGCACGAACGCGCGCTGGAAGCAGGCGACAGCCACGGTGGCTGCACCGTGCACCTCGTCACCGCAGAGCTGGATGACGGCCCGATGCTGGGCCAGACGCCGGTTG is a window from the Novosphingobium sp. TH158 genome containing:
- a CDS encoding ATPase, producing the protein MRQIPLPLGTGAGPSRIVVGSANAAVIDALGHAAEWPFRTAVLFGPPRSGKSLLARWFADSGAGDAIDDAERLDEADLFHRWNRAQESGTPLLLVVNSPEGGWNIALPDLRSRMGAALHLEIGEPDDAMLTELIAIHAEMRGLALGPDAASYLVPRAERSHLGIERLVAAIDRLSLERKQAPTLAIWRDALDETLGASQPRLL
- the purM gene encoding phosphoribosylformylglycinamidine cyclo-ligase, which codes for MSEKSYSYEQAGVSIAAGNALVKAIGPLAKATARPGADAELGGFGGFFDLKAAGYKDPLLVAANDGVGTKVKLAIDHDRHDKIGIDLVAMCVNDLIVQGAEPLLFLDYFATGKLDNGVAERVVAGIAEGCKLAGCALIGGETAEMPGMYAAGDYDLAGFCVGAVERGEQLTGSKVAAGDVLLGLASSGVHSNGYSLVRRLAADKGWKLDRPALFDQERLLIDALIEPTRIYVKSLLPLIRQGRIHALAHITGGGLLENVPRVLPEGLHARIDAGAWEQPRLMAFLQAQGNIEPAEMARTFNCGVGMVLAVAADEVAGLKADLEAAGETVFVIGAIEAGDRGCTVQGDDETWSARAVWEATHLA
- the purN gene encoding phosphoribosylglycinamide formyltransferase, encoding MKPGARARSGRQRTLPERARVAVLISGSGTNMAALLYASRADGCPYEVVLVAANDPEAKGLKLAEAEGVAIFALSHKGMARADHDKAMDAAIRASGAEYVALAGYMRILTPEFVSSWEGRMLNIHPSLLPKYPGLHTHERALEAGDSHGGCTVHLVTAELDDGPMLGQTPVAILPGDTADSLAARVLIAEHQLYSRCLSALVTRENSADWLLEQVRERALALPEVEERPSHGSPGWRVGGKYFAHFNDQHHGTPHIALLVKTSGADEMDGLIESNPDAYFRPAYYGASGWVGVILNRPGVDWQGIGEWLERSWRSAAPRRLTNLMAAADQF